A stretch of the Archangium violaceum genome encodes the following:
- the sitI6 gene encoding SitI6 family double-CXXCG motif immunity protein: MRFYRIREDVAPRYTGNLNAAHKWGLPGSEPCPICGLHGGGTAAQYPCVDLAHLPAEEQKKLSDPWPVPYEEFVRLRELVRSWAPPGAVLKTGTKFGPLTGTASGYFGQLFMQNPWSLYVRREALEKLHAAGVRGLQGCPMNVRFRQKNHPELLDLQLELRGRFHPDCLPRDLAPPCSTCGRTEGFSLPEPSILAAASLPEDLDVFRLADWSALIIASERMVAAVRRLELDGVVFQPMEVR, encoded by the coding sequence ATGAGGTTCTATCGAATCAGGGAGGACGTGGCGCCGCGTTACACGGGCAACCTGAACGCCGCGCACAAATGGGGGCTGCCTGGTAGCGAGCCTTGCCCCATTTGTGGTCTCCACGGAGGCGGTACGGCGGCGCAGTACCCCTGCGTGGACCTCGCGCATCTGCCAGCCGAGGAGCAGAAGAAGCTGTCCGACCCCTGGCCCGTGCCGTACGAGGAGTTCGTTCGGCTGCGCGAGCTGGTGCGCTCATGGGCACCTCCGGGGGCCGTGCTGAAAACAGGAACGAAGTTCGGCCCGTTGACGGGGACGGCCTCGGGGTACTTCGGTCAGCTCTTCATGCAGAACCCCTGGTCGCTCTACGTGCGTCGCGAGGCGCTGGAGAAGCTGCATGCGGCCGGGGTGCGCGGCCTTCAGGGTTGTCCGATGAACGTGCGCTTCCGGCAGAAGAACCATCCCGAGCTGCTGGACCTGCAACTCGAGCTGCGCGGCCGGTTCCATCCGGATTGCCTGCCGCGGGACCTCGCCCCCCCGTGCTCAACGTGTGGCCGCACCGAGGGCTTCAGCCTCCCGGAACCTTCCATCCTCGCCGCCGCCTCATTGCCCGAGGACTTGGACGTGTTCCGGCTGGCCGACTGGTCCGCCCTCATCATCGCCAGTGAGCGGATGGTGGCGGCGGTGCGGCGGCTGGAGCTGGATGGGGTGGTGTTCCAGCCGATGGAGGTCCGCTAA
- a CDS encoding serine hydrolase has translation MIRLWSRKTRLERELDALVDAHTRLGLFSGAVLVARQGRVLLRKAYGLANHELGQPMRPETVFRIGSVGKSFTALAVMRLVAMGRLDVHEPLARYQPDFPRAERLLLHHLLSNTSGLPDHLMQEDSRTWSAAPHDLEMLLGRIRPLTPLFEPGERMAYSNANWALLARVLERVTGQPYGQALRSLLLEPLGLKATDHEVTGRLIPHRASGYRLEEGGVQNATHIDPSVTVGAGSLVSTVDDLYRLDRALARAELWPGELLQRMSSTVARVEDGTGYGYGFVTGERFGQRHVGHSGGTFGFTSWFSRYPEADAVVIVLSNLENGNATRLDQDLSGLLFGVTPELPRARASVEVAPGVLAEYAGTYRTEYMGRPMDFRVRLDAGALHAHLPLLPRARLTALSEQRFQGRLKGGEVLFTFQRAAAGEVSGVEMDWAGVRMVAPRVASSL, from the coding sequence ATGATTCGACTCTGGAGCAGGAAGACCCGGCTGGAGCGGGAGCTGGATGCGCTGGTGGACGCCCATACGAGGCTCGGCCTCTTCAGTGGCGCGGTGCTGGTGGCCCGGCAGGGGCGGGTCCTGTTGCGCAAGGCCTACGGGCTGGCGAACCACGAGCTCGGACAGCCCATGCGTCCCGAGACGGTCTTCCGCATCGGCTCGGTGGGAAAGTCCTTCACCGCGCTCGCGGTGATGAGGCTCGTCGCGATGGGGCGGCTGGACGTGCACGAGCCGCTCGCCCGCTACCAGCCGGACTTTCCTCGCGCGGAGCGGTTGCTGCTCCACCACCTGTTGTCCAATACCTCGGGACTGCCCGATCACCTGATGCAGGAGGACTCCCGCACCTGGAGCGCCGCGCCGCACGACCTGGAGATGCTGCTGGGCCGCATCCGCCCGCTCACCCCCCTCTTCGAACCGGGGGAACGGATGGCCTACAGCAACGCCAACTGGGCGCTCCTGGCCCGGGTGCTGGAGCGGGTGACGGGTCAGCCCTACGGGCAGGCGTTGCGATCCCTGTTGCTCGAGCCGCTTGGCCTGAAGGCGACGGACCATGAGGTGACGGGACGGCTGATTCCCCACCGCGCCTCGGGTTACCGGCTGGAGGAGGGGGGCGTGCAGAACGCCACCCATATCGATCCCAGCGTAACGGTGGGGGCCGGGAGCCTCGTCTCGACGGTGGATGACCTCTATCGCCTCGATCGGGCCCTGGCGCGCGCGGAGCTGTGGCCTGGCGAGCTGCTTCAGCGGATGTCGTCCACGGTGGCCAGGGTGGAGGACGGTACTGGGTACGGGTATGGCTTCGTCACCGGGGAGCGGTTCGGACAACGCCATGTGGGCCACAGCGGAGGCACGTTTGGCTTCACCTCCTGGTTCTCCCGCTACCCCGAGGCCGACGCGGTGGTCATCGTCCTCTCCAATCTGGAGAACGGCAACGCGACCCGGTTGGACCAGGACTTGTCGGGGCTCCTCTTCGGAGTGACTCCCGAGCTGCCGCGAGCGAGGGCCTCGGTGGAGGTGGCTCCCGGGGTGCTCGCCGAGTACGCGGGAACCTACCGCACGGAGTACATGGGCCGTCCCATGGACTTCCGGGTGAGGCTGGACGCGGGGGCGCTCCACGCGCACCTCCCGCTATTGCCCAGGGCTCGTCTCACGGCCCTGTCGGAGCAGCGCTTCCAGGGCCGGCTCAAGGGGGGCGAGGTGCTCTTCACCTTCCAGCGCGCTGCGGCGGGGGAGGTGTCGGGTGTGGAGATGGATTGGGCGGGGGTGCGCATGGTGGCGCCCCGCGTTGCCTCTTCCCTTTAG
- the sitA6 gene encoding SitA6 family polymorphic toxin lipoprotein, whose translation MQRLLRALLLLWSSLGVLLLSGCGTPSSAMRAWAGVAQDDAGACEDPDADQCVVLACDGEAGECGVFSCEDVDQEAVVRAPLSHGAELARGGPYRPLVRNPGSSRNWRRTGLRDGARPRMTFHFRYREGFLPAFPRLEGKLVKHHLFPQASELSAWFRAQGINPHEWTMVIPEHAHLRIHRDGGRGGPWNQAWRDFQKANLRRTVPPEELLAKAFELAYRFDIVGPVVPYGHALASPGPQMFAP comes from the coding sequence ATGCAAAGGCTCCTTCGGGCCCTGCTCCTGCTGTGGTCATCCCTTGGCGTGTTGTTGCTGTCCGGGTGTGGCACGCCCTCTTCCGCTATGCGCGCATGGGCGGGAGTTGCACAGGACGATGCCGGTGCATGCGAGGACCCGGACGCCGACCAGTGCGTCGTGCTGGCGTGCGATGGTGAGGCGGGCGAGTGCGGCGTCTTCAGCTGCGAGGATGTGGACCAGGAGGCTGTGGTGCGTGCGCCCCTGTCCCATGGTGCGGAGCTGGCGAGGGGTGGTCCCTATCGCCCGCTCGTGCGCAACCCGGGCAGCTCTCGTAACTGGAGGCGCACGGGACTTCGCGACGGGGCGCGGCCACGGATGACGTTCCACTTCCGCTACCGCGAGGGTTTCCTCCCTGCCTTCCCACGGCTCGAGGGCAAGCTGGTCAAACATCACTTGTTTCCCCAGGCATCTGAGCTCTCCGCCTGGTTCAGAGCGCAAGGCATCAACCCTCACGAGTGGACGATGGTCATCCCTGAGCACGCGCACCTGCGCATCCATCGGGATGGCGGGCGCGGCGGCCCGTGGAATCAGGCGTGGCGCGATTTCCAGAAAGCCAACTTGCGTCGCACGGTTCCTCCAGAGGAGCTACTGGCGAAGGCCTTCGAGTTGGCCTACCGCTTCGATATCGTCGGGCCCGTCGTGCCCTACGGCCATGCGCTCGCCTCACCTGGGCCCCAGATGTTCGCTCCGTGA
- a CDS encoding WD40/YVTN/BNR-like repeat-containing protein has product MPEKDWERLGELSEGLKVGVVAASPEGFGLIGAASEPPGGVGLLERMKARRAQVYRVAAGAVTRTWEGPGWIQAMDCHGAVGVAIGATLKPSGSGSDYHLLVSPDGGREWQTRGPVDAPSLGQVLAVSEQEIWVLGAWFLGRTADGGATWTELELEGERNPHTERLRRVEGGVALLGKGLSVSTDGGATWRQVDVGAARVVDVDGAFVAAMVQGQARVGERQGSEVRWLEPLPAGREPLRLVASEGVLRLLTRGADPSKGADPALHVSEDGGQTWSSHSLPLGPQVDIAGHEWGLGVDIRGGVYGRVG; this is encoded by the coding sequence GTGCCGGAGAAAGACTGGGAGAGGCTGGGAGAGCTGTCCGAGGGTTTGAAGGTCGGAGTGGTGGCCGCGAGCCCCGAGGGCTTCGGGCTCATCGGCGCGGCTTCGGAGCCGCCCGGTGGTGTCGGCCTCCTGGAGCGGATGAAGGCCCGCCGAGCCCAGGTGTACCGCGTCGCCGCCGGAGCCGTGACGAGGACCTGGGAAGGACCCGGCTGGATCCAGGCCATGGACTGCCACGGGGCGGTGGGCGTGGCCATCGGCGCCACGTTGAAGCCCTCGGGCTCGGGCTCGGACTACCACCTGCTGGTATCGCCGGACGGTGGCCGCGAGTGGCAGACGCGCGGGCCGGTGGACGCGCCGAGCCTCGGTCAGGTGCTGGCCGTGAGCGAGCAGGAGATCTGGGTGCTGGGCGCCTGGTTTCTCGGGCGCACCGCGGACGGTGGCGCCACGTGGACGGAGCTGGAGCTGGAGGGCGAGCGCAACCCCCATACCGAGCGGCTGCGGCGGGTGGAGGGCGGCGTGGCCCTGCTGGGCAAGGGGCTCTCCGTCAGTACGGACGGGGGTGCCACGTGGCGGCAGGTGGACGTGGGCGCGGCGCGCGTGGTGGATGTGGACGGGGCCTTCGTGGCCGCCATGGTGCAGGGACAGGCCCGGGTGGGCGAGCGCCAGGGCTCCGAGGTGCGCTGGCTGGAGCCGCTGCCGGCGGGCCGTGAGCCGCTGCGCCTCGTGGCCTCCGAGGGCGTGCTGCGCCTGCTCACCCGTGGTGCGGACCCTTCCAAGGGGGCGGACCCGGCGCTCCACGTGAGCGAGGACGGCGGGCAGACGTGGTCCAGCCACTCGCTACCGCTCGGGCCTCAGGTGGACATCGCCGGCCACGAGTGGGGCCTCGGCGTGGACATCCGCGGCGGCGTCTACGGCCGCGTGGGGTAG
- a CDS encoding Fic family protein codes for MIFNNFHAMELLRRKAQEPLSAAFLLELHEVITEGTLEPGDEGRLRRPEEPVTVHDISDGKVLHVPPDARELPSRIEALCAFANESAGDAFVHPVVRAIVLHFALAYDHPFVDGNGRTARALFYWSMIRQGYWIAEFLSISRIIQKAPAQYGRAFLYTETDRSDLTYFLLHQLEVIRRATEDLHAYLDRKSKELQEVDVLLRAGKNLNHRQRALLAHALRHPGTQYAIEPYRREHGVVYQTARQDLLDLEKAGYLRRTQIGRAFYFRPVPDLERRLRDETP; via the coding sequence ATGATCTTCAACAACTTCCATGCGATGGAGTTGCTTCGCAGGAAGGCGCAGGAGCCCCTCTCCGCGGCTTTCCTGCTCGAGCTGCACGAGGTCATCACCGAAGGCACCCTGGAGCCTGGTGATGAGGGACGGCTGCGGCGTCCAGAAGAGCCCGTCACGGTGCACGACATCAGCGATGGAAAGGTCCTCCACGTTCCCCCAGACGCGCGCGAGCTTCCTTCGCGAATCGAAGCGCTCTGCGCCTTCGCGAATGAGAGCGCCGGAGATGCCTTCGTCCACCCGGTCGTTCGCGCGATCGTGCTCCACTTCGCGCTCGCCTATGACCATCCCTTCGTCGATGGCAATGGCCGTACCGCGCGTGCGCTCTTCTATTGGAGCATGATCCGGCAAGGCTACTGGATCGCGGAGTTCCTTTCGATCTCCCGGATCATCCAGAAAGCACCTGCTCAGTACGGGCGCGCATTCCTGTACACCGAGACAGATAGAAGCGACCTCACCTACTTCCTCCTGCACCAACTGGAGGTCATCCGACGGGCAACGGAGGATCTCCACGCGTATCTCGACCGCAAGAGTAAGGAACTACAGGAGGTGGATGTACTCCTGCGGGCGGGCAAGAACCTCAATCATCGCCAGCGGGCGCTCCTGGCTCATGCGCTTCGCCACCCGGGAACGCAGTACGCCATCGAGCCCTACCGTCGCGAGCACGGCGTCGTCTACCAGACCGCACGCCAGGACCTGCTCGATTTGGAGAAGGCGGGCTACTTGCGGAGGACGCAAATAGGGCGAGCCTTCTATTTCCGCCCTGTCCCAGACCTCGAGCGACGGTTGAGGGACGAGACTCCCTGA
- the sitA6 gene encoding SitA6 family polymorphic toxin lipoprotein: MQRLLRVPLLLWSSLGVLLLCGCGTPFSAMRAWEGASQDDTGSCEDPDADQCVVLACDGEAGECGVFSCEDVEPEAVARAPLSHGAELTRGGPYRPLVRDPGTSRNWRRTGLRDGARPRMTFHFRYREGFLPAFPRLEGKLVKHHLFPQAADLSSWFREQGLNPHEWTMVVPEHVHLRIHRSGARGGLWNRAWREFRDANLERRVPPAELLAKAFELAYRFDIVGPVVPYGHALVSPGPQMFAP, encoded by the coding sequence ATGCAAAGGCTCCTTCGGGTCCCGCTCCTGCTGTGGTCATCCCTCGGCGTGTTGTTGCTGTGCGGGTGTGGGACGCCCTTTTCCGCCATGCGCGCATGGGAGGGCGCGTCACAGGACGACACCGGCTCGTGCGAGGACCCGGACGCCGATCAGTGCGTCGTGCTGGCGTGCGATGGTGAGGCAGGCGAGTGTGGCGTCTTCAGCTGCGAGGATGTGGAGCCGGAGGCGGTGGCGCGCGCGCCCCTGTCCCATGGTGCGGAGCTGACGAGGGGCGGTCCCTATCGCCCGCTCGTGCGCGATCCGGGCACCTCTCGTAACTGGAGGCGCACGGGACTTCGGGACGGTGCGCGGCCACGGATGACGTTCCACTTCCGCTACCGCGAGGGGTTCCTCCCTGCCTTCCCACGGCTCGAGGGCAAGCTGGTCAAGCATCACTTGTTTCCCCAGGCAGCTGATCTCTCTTCCTGGTTCCGGGAGCAGGGCCTCAACCCTCATGAGTGGACGATGGTCGTTCCGGAGCACGTGCACCTGCGCATCCACAGGAGCGGAGCGCGTGGGGGCTTGTGGAATCGCGCATGGCGCGAGTTCCGGGATGCCAACCTCGAACGCAGGGTGCCGCCAGCGGAACTACTGGCGAAGGCCTTCGAGTTGGCCTACCGCTTCGATATCGTCGGGCCCGTCGTGCCCTACGGCCATGCGCTCGTTTCACCCGGGCCCCAGATGTTCGCTCCGTGA
- the sitI6 gene encoding SitI6 family double-CXXCG motif immunity protein, whose amino-acid sequence MRFYVVEQDEAPRYTGNLNATHRWVLPGSAPCPVCGRYAGNSAAQYPCVDLAHLPAEEQKKLSNPWPVPYEEFVRLRELVRPWAPPGAELMPVTKFGPLTGTASGYFGQLFMQNPWSLYVRREALEKLQAAGIRGLQGCPMNVRFRQKNHPELLDLQLELHGQFHPDCLPRDLAPPCSTCGRTQGYSLPEPSILAAASLPEDLDVFRLADWSALIIASERMVAAVRRLELDGVVFQPMEVR is encoded by the coding sequence ATGCGGTTCTATGTGGTTGAGCAGGATGAAGCGCCGCGTTACACGGGCAACCTGAACGCCACGCATCGATGGGTGTTGCCCGGCAGTGCGCCTTGCCCCGTTTGTGGCCGTTACGCAGGGAACTCCGCGGCGCAGTACCCCTGCGTGGACCTCGCGCATCTGCCAGCCGAGGAGCAGAAGAAGCTGTCCAACCCCTGGCCCGTGCCGTACGAGGAGTTCGTTCGGCTGCGCGAGTTGGTGCGCCCATGGGCCCCTCCCGGTGCTGAGCTGATGCCCGTGACGAAGTTCGGCCCGCTGACGGGGACGGCCTCGGGGTACTTCGGCCAGCTCTTCATGCAGAACCCCTGGTCGCTCTACGTGCGCCGCGAGGCGCTGGAGAAGCTGCAAGCGGCTGGGATTCGCGGCCTTCAGGGTTGTCCGATGAACGTGCGCTTCCGGCAGAAGAACCATCCGGAGCTGCTGGACCTGCAACTCGAGCTGCACGGCCAATTCCATCCCGACTGCCTGCCGCGGGACCTCGCCCCCCCGTGCTCCACGTGTGGCCGCACCCAGGGCTACAGCCTCCCGGAACCTTCCATCCTCGCCGCCGCCTCATTGCCCGAGGACTTGGACGTGTTCCGGCTGGCCGACTGGTCCGCCCTCATCATCGCCAGTGAGCGGATGGTGGCGGCGGTGCGGCGGCTGGAGCTGGATGGGGTGGTGTTCCAGCCGATGGAGGTCCGCTAA
- a CDS encoding AAA family ATPase, protein MSDTPLEAMPDVLIITGIMAAGKSTIAQALAERLPRSVHVRGDIFRRMLVGGREDMTPEASPEALRQLTLRHELAATVADGYAKEGFKVVYQDLLLGPYLEKAVTRLRAWRPGVVVLCPAPAVAAARDEARAKTGYGAWTAEAFDHLFRAETPRLGLWVDNSGLTIDETVDFILDRLEQVRNGLPRSPQ, encoded by the coding sequence ATGAGCGACACACCCCTCGAGGCGATGCCGGACGTGCTGATCATCACGGGCATCATGGCGGCGGGAAAATCCACCATCGCCCAGGCGCTGGCCGAGCGATTGCCGAGGAGCGTCCATGTGCGCGGTGACATCTTCCGGCGAATGCTCGTCGGGGGGCGAGAGGACATGACGCCGGAGGCTTCTCCCGAGGCGCTGAGGCAACTCACCCTGCGCCATGAGCTCGCGGCCACTGTCGCGGACGGGTACGCGAAGGAGGGATTCAAGGTCGTCTACCAGGATCTTCTTCTCGGCCCCTACCTCGAGAAGGCGGTGACCCGGCTTCGAGCCTGGCGGCCCGGCGTGGTCGTCCTCTGTCCGGCCCCCGCGGTCGCCGCCGCACGCGACGAGGCCCGCGCCAAGACAGGCTACGGAGCCTGGACCGCTGAAGCCTTCGACCATCTCTTTCGAGCCGAGACACCTCGGCTCGGCCTCTGGGTGGACAACTCAGGGCTGACGATCGACGAGACGGTCGACTTCATCCTCGACCGTCTGGAGCAGGTACGAAACGGACTCCCGCGATCCCCTCAGTAG
- a CDS encoding suppressor of fused domain protein, producing the protein MKAPETDEAFCQWYEDCWADRDEVEYPKLFGAISEEVYTLEQSGALEAWLESDLAEVKELDPNWGGMGVRVAPPSPEYPYWTYVTSGLSNPITLAPGQEFDSNEPSGLGYEMVIHTPEEAQWPVLRLLDMMAYNLVCMRAFAMGHRYPVEGTLTGGESKLNGFVFVTDPSRPTHFQLESGKVQLLTLVGVTKNEMAFSRSNGMDRLLKKLVDAGHGYITYPDREQVQL; encoded by the coding sequence ATGAAAGCGCCTGAGACGGACGAGGCCTTCTGCCAGTGGTACGAGGACTGCTGGGCGGATCGGGACGAGGTGGAGTACCCCAAGCTCTTCGGGGCCATCAGCGAAGAGGTCTACACGCTGGAGCAGAGCGGTGCGTTGGAGGCCTGGCTGGAGAGTGATCTGGCCGAGGTGAAGGAGTTGGATCCCAACTGGGGAGGCATGGGCGTGCGCGTGGCGCCGCCGAGCCCCGAGTACCCCTACTGGACGTATGTGACGAGCGGGCTGTCCAACCCCATCACGTTGGCCCCGGGACAGGAGTTCGACTCGAACGAGCCGAGCGGCCTGGGCTACGAGATGGTCATCCACACGCCCGAGGAGGCGCAGTGGCCGGTGCTCCGGCTGCTGGACATGATGGCCTACAACCTGGTGTGCATGCGGGCCTTCGCCATGGGCCACCGCTACCCGGTGGAGGGCACGCTGACGGGCGGTGAGTCGAAGCTCAACGGCTTCGTCTTCGTGACGGACCCCTCGCGCCCCACGCACTTCCAGCTCGAATCGGGCAAGGTGCAGCTGCTCACGCTGGTGGGCGTGACGAAGAACGAGATGGCCTTCTCACGCTCCAACGGCATGGACCGGCTGCTGAAGAAGCTGGTGGACGCGGGCCATGGCTACATCACCTACCCGGATCGCGAGCAGGTGCAGCTGTAG
- a CDS encoding GNAT family N-acetyltransferase — MAAHLRLRILESITDVPASEWDALTGPDAPPFILHAWLSAMEESGSARLETGWEPHHLTLWRGKKLVAASPAYRKHHSMGEYIYDFSWASAAERLGVEYYPKLVVGAPLSPATSPRFLVAAGEDAPALRLALVQAAIESAREGGCSSVHFLYPREDEAELLEEQGLARRITLQFHWKNPGYRGYDDYLARFDSKRRSQLKRERAAAANQGITIRTVRGQELGPEHARRAYGFYEATCASRGPWGQVQLTEDFFLRAFRALPDKVELVQAERGGRVIAGAFNLVTPERLYGRYWGCVEEHPFLHFHVCLYHSVDECIQAGRKVFEPGAGGEHKIARGFEPTAVHSAHLLFDKTLDKAVRDFLRREHAHLQPAVEQATELAGLKPWPLQGRATG, encoded by the coding sequence GTGGCCGCCCACCTCCGCCTCCGCATCCTCGAGTCCATCACCGACGTCCCCGCCTCCGAGTGGGACGCCCTCACCGGACCCGACGCTCCTCCCTTCATCCTCCATGCGTGGCTCTCCGCCATGGAGGAGAGTGGCAGCGCCCGCCTCGAAACGGGTTGGGAGCCCCACCACCTGACGCTGTGGCGCGGGAAGAAGCTCGTCGCCGCCTCGCCCGCCTACCGCAAGCACCACAGCATGGGCGAGTACATCTACGACTTCTCCTGGGCCAGTGCCGCCGAGCGGCTCGGCGTCGAGTACTACCCCAAGCTCGTCGTCGGCGCCCCGCTCTCCCCCGCCACCAGCCCGCGATTCCTCGTCGCCGCCGGGGAGGACGCGCCCGCCCTCCGGCTCGCGCTCGTCCAGGCCGCCATCGAGAGCGCCCGCGAGGGGGGCTGCTCCTCCGTCCACTTCCTCTACCCCCGCGAGGACGAGGCGGAGCTGCTCGAGGAGCAGGGGCTCGCGCGCCGCATCACCCTGCAGTTCCACTGGAAGAACCCGGGCTATCGCGGCTACGACGACTACCTGGCCCGCTTCGACTCCAAGCGCCGCTCCCAGCTCAAGCGCGAGCGCGCCGCCGCCGCCAACCAGGGCATCACCATCCGCACCGTGCGCGGCCAGGAGCTGGGCCCCGAGCACGCCCGGCGCGCCTATGGCTTCTACGAGGCCACGTGCGCGAGCCGTGGGCCGTGGGGCCAGGTGCAGCTCACCGAGGACTTCTTCCTGCGTGCGTTCCGCGCGCTGCCGGACAAGGTGGAGCTCGTCCAGGCCGAGCGCGGGGGCAGGGTCATCGCGGGGGCCTTCAACCTCGTCACGCCCGAGCGCCTCTATGGCCGCTACTGGGGGTGCGTCGAGGAGCACCCGTTCCTGCACTTCCACGTGTGCCTGTACCACTCGGTGGACGAGTGCATCCAGGCGGGCCGCAAGGTGTTCGAGCCCGGCGCGGGCGGCGAGCACAAGATTGCCCGCGGCTTCGAGCCCACCGCGGTGCACAGCGCGCACCTCCTCTTCGACAAGACGCTCGACAAGGCGGTGCGCGACTTCCTGCGCCGCGAGCACGCGCACCTGCAGCCCGCGGTCGAGCAGGCCACGGAGCTCGCCGGCCTCAAGCCGTGGCCCCTGCAGGGCCGCGCCACCGGTTAG